From the Deinococcus carri genome, one window contains:
- a CDS encoding zinc ribbon domain-containing protein — protein sequence MSDTGPLQSLQRVQELDLELDRLRAEEASIPDALRDARAQQERLNNDLEDTEITLEGVEKQIRGLEQDLTGTQEQTRRAKEEQEKNAFDARAQSQYGSRIQMLSERAEEMAEDLTPLRERQRELSERASGLRGEHRALRPELEALETQDEARVQALRDQGEGARQERARLVAGIDARTVKEYDHIRKAKKGLGLVEIRGGRCTGCNVMLPVNVQQKAAQGKLPPVKCPSCGRFLIKLG from the coding sequence ATGAGCGATACCGGACCCCTTCAGAGCCTGCAACGTGTGCAGGAGCTTGACCTGGAACTCGACCGGCTGCGGGCCGAGGAGGCCAGCATCCCGGACGCCCTGCGCGATGCCCGTGCCCAGCAGGAACGCCTCAACAACGATCTGGAAGACACCGAGATCACCCTGGAGGGCGTGGAAAAGCAGATCCGGGGGCTGGAGCAGGACCTCACCGGCACCCAGGAGCAGACGCGGCGCGCCAAGGAGGAGCAGGAGAAGAACGCCTTCGACGCCCGCGCCCAGTCCCAGTACGGCAGCCGCATCCAGATGCTCTCCGAACGCGCCGAGGAGATGGCCGAGGACCTGACGCCGCTCCGCGAGCGGCAGCGTGAGCTGTCGGAACGGGCCTCCGGCCTGCGCGGCGAACACCGCGCCCTGCGCCCCGAGCTGGAGGCGCTCGAAACCCAGGACGAGGCCCGCGTGCAGGCCCTGCGCGACCAGGGCGAGGGTGCCCGGCAGGAACGCGCCCGCCTGGTCGCCGGCATCGATGCCCGCACCGTCAAGGAATACGACCATATCCGCAAGGCCAAAAAGGGCCTGGGCCTGGTCGAGATTCGCGGGGGCCGCTGCACCGGCTGCAACGTGATGCTGCCGGTCAACGTGCAGCAGAAGGCCGCCCAGGGCAAGCTGCCCCCCGTCAAGTGCCCCTCGTGCGGGCGCTTCCTGATCAAGCTGGGCTGA